A portion of the Candida dubliniensis CD36 chromosome R, complete sequence genome contains these proteins:
- a CDS encoding anaphase-promoting complex subunit, putative (Similar to S. cerevisiae CDC27): MHSTTTGAGGRSGSRSRSTSAAGAGATTTSSSTARILGPTLFQDETNSSANPKYIQQYLRSIIIHSLDTLNYQNAEFASERLLALMEQQRDQQISQQQNHHQQQQQQQQQQQRDEESDDFLDSMYLYCLVLYRQDKYKTCYFKLSNLKKFDHHLSCSFLYGKCCLKLNKFKEGIFHLIKTKKYHDINNTNNTSKFSGTNTSNNNDRFNKFNYEYNRNISSDISSIYHILGDLYREVNDLKNSCMNYTLCLKLNQFDFEAFQKLCKLGVNIRVKSIFKFQHQPYSKNNINNAFTSANANSHANNEGPTIPDLTNPFTDRSFNSKLTPSIHVDEFNFSTPRVKTTNASTSSDAPLRKSNLNNGSTVNTNSNNGGGTGHTNNPNSIAAAAAAATAATASTTNNSNTNHDFEFTKPNYPDDKRKSQSTYSRITSRLISQPQNHHHHHHHQQQQQQQQQTGSSQMETPKKRNLKRNNSATLDPMYQQGTSASNSTANSISGIGGATSPATSSSTASASSRSSSSSIIITKEIEKSEKHLLQLYLNLGKSYRSMCKYDCYKAIRMLETSLNEFEKNTPWVLSKLGRLHYEIVNYPQSEFYFTKLRRLDRTRLQDMEYYSTLLWHLNKKVELTYLANELHDLQPNAAITWCVIGNLFSLIHEPNESIKCFNRAIKLDKKFTYAYTLKGHEYFSNDNYEMALENFRISLLLDPRHYNALYGLGMIYINLGDYEKADYHFRKAISINPINIILICCCGMVLEKLNKRTLAIKQYELAHKLQPLNPLPIFKLGQLYFSLKNYSLALKNFEILKNLAPNEASVHFLLGQLYNLQNDKFLAIKEFTVALNLDPKGNYLIREAMESLKKS, encoded by the coding sequence ATGCATTCTACTACAACCGGAGCAGGAGGAAGATCAGGATCAAGATCAAGATCGACCTCAGCAGCAGGAGCAGGAGCAACAACCacgtcatcatcaacagCAAGAATATTAGGTCCTACTCTTTTCCAAGATGAAACTAATTCTAGCGCTAACCCCaaatatattcaacaatatttaaGATCGATtatcattcattcattagATACATTGAATTATCAGAATGCCGAATTTGCCAGTGAAAGATTATTAGCTTTAATGGAACAACAACGTGACCAACAGATATCACAACAGCAGaatcaccaccaacaacaacaacaacaacaacaacaacaacaaagagaTGAAGAAAGCGATGACTTTTTAGACTCAATGTATTTATATTGTCTTGTTTTATACCGACaagataaatataaaacttGTTATTTTAAATTGAGTAACTTGAAAAAGTTTGATCATCATTTAAGTTGTTCATTTCTTTATGGTAAATGTTGcttaaaattgaataaattcaaagaaggaatatttcatttaattaaaactaAGAAATATCACgatataaataatactaataacaCGTCTAAATTTTCTGGCACAAACAcaagcaacaacaatgaccgatttaataaattcaattatgaATACAATCGTAACATCAGTTCAGATATATCACTGATTTATCATATATTGGGTGATTTATATCGGGAGGTAAATGATTTGAAGAATAGCTGTATGAATTATACTTTAtgtttgaaattaaatcaatttgattttgaagcatttcaaaaattatgTAAATTGGGAGTTAATATTAGggtcaaatcaattttcaaatttcaacatcaaccatatagtaaaaataatattaataatgcATTCACAAGTGCAAATGCAAACTCACATGCAAACAATGAAGGTCCAACAATACCTGATTTAACGAATCCATTTACTGATAGATCATTCAACTCAAAACTAACCCCATCTATTCATGTTGAcgaatttaatttttcaacaccAAGAGTGAAAACTACGAATGCTAGTACAAGTTCTGATGCCCCATTAcgcaaatcaaatttaaacaatGGATCAACAGTGAATacaaattcaaacaatGGCGGTGGTACTGGTCATACCAATAATCCTAATTCTATTGCTGCTGCAGCTGCAGCTGCTACCGCTGCCACGGCTAgtacaacaaataatagCAATACCAATCATGATTTTGAGTTTACCAAACCTAATTACCCCGATGATAAAAGAAAGAGTCAAAGCACTTATTCAAGAATAACGTCAAGATTAATTTCTCAACCGCAAaaccatcaccatcaccatcaccaccagcaacaacaacaacaacaacaacaaacagGATCTTCACAGATGGAAACACCCAAAAAGAGAAATTTGAAACGGAATAACTCGGCAACATTAGATCCAATGTATCAACAGGGCACTTCAGCATCTAATTCAACtgcaaattcaatttcaggAATAGGTGGTGCAACATCACCAGCAACGTCATCTTCTACTGCCTCGGCATCTTCACGATCTTCATCGTCCTCTATCATAATCACCAAagagattgaaaaaagtgaaaaacACCTTTTAcaattatatttgaatttaggGAAGAGTTATCGAAGCATGTGCAAGTATGATTGCTACAAAGCCATAAGAATGTTGGAAACGTCtttgaatgaatttgaGAAAAATACACCGTGGGTTTTGAGTAAATTAGGGAGATTACattatgaaattgttaattATCCTCAATCGGAATTTTATTTCACTAAATTAAGAAGATTGGACCGCACTCGTTTACAAGATATGGAATATTATCTGACGTTATTGTGGcatttgaataaaaaagTAGAATTGACTTATTTAGCCAATGAATTACATGATTTACAACCTAATGCTGCCATCACTTGGTGTGTTATAggtaatttattttcattaatccATGAACCCAATGAATCAATCAAATGTTTCAATAGAGCAATTAAATTggataaaaaatttacttATGCTTACACATTAAAAGGTCATGAATATTTTagtaatgataattatgAAATGGCATTAGAGAATTTCCGGATcagtttattattagatcCTCGTCATTATAATGCCTTGTATGGTTTAGGTATGATCTATATCAATCTTGGTGATTATGAGAAAGCCGATTATCATTTCCGTAAAGCGATTTCTATTAATCcaatcaatataattttgatttgttgttgtggtatggtgttggaaaaattgaataaacgAACTTTAGCCATTAAACAATACGAATTAGCCCATAAATTACAACCATTAAATCCATTaccaatttttaaattgggtcaattatattttagtttgaaaaattatctgttggcattgaaaaatttcgaaatattgaaaaatttagcTCCTAATGAAGCAAGTGTCCATTTCTTATTAGGACAATTGtataatttacaaaatgataaatttttggCGATTAAAGAATTCACAGTTGCTTTGAATTTAGATCCAAAGGgtaattatttaattcgTGAAGCCATGGaatcattgaaaaaaagCTGA
- a CDS encoding permease of the major facilitator superfamily, putative — MSTVKPTTSHVESDIINKPESDHVEIRKSNISESDLGVEEISDLKYINLPPSLQHMTQEELRALDKKTTRKIDLRLMPMLIFIYILNYLDRNNLASARLGGLEKDIGLVGNQYQICISILFVGYILFQVPSNMLLNKMGRPSIYLSVVMTIWGAISTATGAVQSFGGLLAVRVLLGVVESAFFPGALMILSSWYDKKTLASRNSILYAGSLISSAFSGLIAAGILKMDGLGGVEGWRYLFIIEGGITVLTVPFAYFILPDNPSNTKFLSQEEKDIIMWKLKRDLGNVDDSDETAQESEMQGFIHACKDIKVWLLCAIHSFLVAACGVTNFFPSVVQTLNFDRTTTLCLTAPPYVIAVIATYVWARHADNSGERFYHVTIPLVLSLVAFIIAAASLNIGARYFSMCLMIPSLYCAFVVILTWISNCCPRPPAKRAAAIAIVNCLSNSTSIWNAYLYPSGDAPRYLVAFCCNSAFIVLSILFAVGLRIRLTVLNKRIERGTMDWQKELGKGNDGSKISPDFRFLY; from the coding sequence ATGTCTACTGTCAAACCAACAACGTCACATGTTGAGTCAGACATCATAAACAAACCCGAATCTGACCATGTCGaaataagaaaatcaaatatttctgAATCAGATCTTGGAGTTGAAGAAATAAgtgatttgaaatatataaatcttCCACCACTGTTGCAACATATGAcacaagaagaattaagAGCATTGGACAAGAAAACCACCAGAAAAATCGATTTGAGATTGATGCCAATGTTAATTTTcatatatattttgaaCTATTTAGATAGAAACAATTTGGCCAGTGCCAGATTAGGTGGTTTAGAAAAAGATATTGGTTTGGTTGGTAACCAATATCAAATCTGTATTTCTATCTTATTTGTTGGTTACATTCTTTTCCAAGTTCCTTCCAATATGTTATTGAACAAAATGGGTCGTCCATCAATCTATCTTTCTGTTGTCATGACTATATGGGGTGCTATTTCTACTGCCACAGGTGCCGTTCAAAGTTTTGGTGGGTTGCTTGCCGTTCGTGTTTTGCTTGGTGTTGTCGAATCTGCATTTTTCCCTGGTGctttaatgattttgtcAAGTTGGTACGATAAAAAAACACTTGCCTCCAGAAATTCTATTTTATATGCTGGGCTGTTGATTAGTTCTGCTTTTAGTGGTTTGATTGCAGCTggtattttgaaaatggaCGGCTTGGGTGGTGTTGAAGGTTGGAGATATCTTTTCATCATTGAAGGTGGTATCACTGTTCTCACTGTCCCATTTGCTTACTTTATTTTACCAGATAACCCTTCAAATACCAAGTTCTTGAgtcaagaagaaaaggaTATCATTATGTGGAAATTGAAGAGAGATCTTGGAAATGTCGATGATTCCGATGAAACAGCCCAAGAATCAGAAATGCAAGGGTTTATTCATGCATGCAAAGACATTAAAGTTTGGCTTTTGTGTGCCATTCACCTGTTCTTGGTTGCTGCTTGTGGTGTCACTAATTTCTTCCCATCAGTGGTGCAAACTTTGAATTTCGATAGAACTACTACTTTATGTTTGACTGCTCCTCCATATGTTATTGCTGTTATTGCAACCTATGTTTGGGCTAGACATGCAGATAATTCTGGAGAAAGATTCTACCATGTTACTATTCCATTGGTGTTATCCTTGGTTGCGTTTATCATTGCTGCTGCTTCTTTAAACATCGGTGCTCGTTACTTTAGTATGTGTTTGATGATTCCTTCACTTTATTGTGCATTCGTTGTTATTCTTACCTGGATCTCCAACTGTTGTCCAAGACCACCAGCTAAACGTGCTGCTGCTATTGCCATAGTCAACTGTTTGAGTAACTCCACTTCAATCTGGAACGCTTACTTGTACCCATCAGGAGATGCTCCACGTTACTTAGTTGCATTTTGCTGCAATTCGGCTTTCATTgttctttcaattcttttcgCCGTTGGTTTGAGAATAAGATTAACCGTTTTGaacaaaagaattgaaagagGCACCATGGACTGGCAAAAGGAATTGGGTAAAGGTAATGATGGGTCAAAGATTTCTCCTGACTTTAGATTCTTATACTAA